In Trichlorobacter lovleyi, the DNA window TGGCTCTAGTAGTGTGTTATGCGCTATATTTCTGGAGTAAATTCTGCCGACAACTCCCCCTGCAACGACGGATGCAAGAATGACAAAAGGTGAGAATAGAAGAGCTCCTTCCGCAGCCTCACCTTCACCTTTCATGCTTACAAACAGAATAGCCACAGCCATCATTCCAATAATGCTCGTCATCAGCACGCCAATTAAATATGGATGGGAAATTTCCTTCTTTCGAATTTTGCTCACTAGCTTCATGGCCGTCCATCCAACAATGGAAAATCCTCCGATTAAAAGAAGAAAGTACAAAGCAAGTTCAGTCGACCCGGAGAACGACATTACGCCGGACACGGCACCAAAGATAATCAATGCGATAATGATGCTTTTATAAATTTTCGTCATTTTTCTTTCGCATAACGGGGCAGCGGGTGACCCGTCCGGGTGGCCTTTTCGCCCGGTCGGTGTCCACCGTCCTTGTTAGATCAATCACTTCTTTCGTGTATAGATTCCGGTAAACCATGTGTGCCATTGCTTTTGAAGAATTATACCGTCTGGAGTTTTCCTCTCTGAACAACCTTTAGCCATTGGCTCATGTGTGTTTGCATCAATAGTCCAATATTCTTCCGAATTATGTACCAGACCATTAAATTGAACTTGGAGCTGAACACCGCCCAAAAGAGCTAAGGCGCAACTAACAAACATAATGGTCTTTCTGTCAACAAGCAGAATCAAGCCCATAACACATAAAGCAGTAAGTTCGAATTGCCCAAACGGCTCCGCGATCTCGATGCACATCTTTTGACGGATTGCAAAAGCAAAGAAAAAAAGAGCGAATACCGCTCCTCCGATTGCCGAGGGGATCTTTACTTTCCAAGCAATATTCTTAATAGGCTTAGTTCTAAAGAAATAGATTGTCACTACTGTGACAACGGCCATTAAGATCATGCTGATCGCGTTGATGTTATCGGGTTTCATCTTTTTCCTTCATGATCTAACTCGTTATTGAGCGGTTCACGCGCGCGTGCGCGTGAACCGCTCATCCCGCCAAATGGAACATTTATCCTGCAGCCATTCACGGCTTCGTGCCATATGGCTCCATAGCTCCTGTGCTCTTGGCTGTAACTGCCGCCTGCAAGGATGCTAGTACCTACTCTGATTCGCACACTCTTCCAATGACCGAATACCGTTACACTTTGGAAATACGGCACACCCCCAGAACTCCTTACCTGCATTGCTGCCTTGGCGTGCAAGCCGCTTCTTCATCTGCCCACCACACTTGGGGCAGGCAGGGGCCAAGGCTTTTATCTCCTGTTGGTTGACCGAAGGCGCAGGCGATAGGCGTACCCTGTCAATCAGGCTCTTCAGTTGAGGGCCGTCAATCAACTCAAGGTTAAGTCCTTGAGCAAACTTTATTGCCTCATCGGTATACACGCCAGAGGTCACAAAGTAGCCGCCGGTTGCGCCATTTGCAGCCATGACACCGTAAAACTCACGCACCGGCTGAACTCCAACCTTGTAGGCCTTCCACTGTTTGCACTGCACCAGATGCTTTTCGCTGTTTTTGCGTACTACAAGGTCGATGCCGCCGTCAG includes these proteins:
- a CDS encoding restriction endonuclease — its product is MPRQKTSPFEELVLVTSRLPWWVGIVLALVSYAVLHQLAGRPLTSATVGEMVVKGMLASLAMLAQYILPFGFGLAALISGINALRQKRLYEKAAAAADATALNQMSWGDFEQLVAEHFQRAGFQVSRAGGNGPDGGIDLVVRKNSEKHLVQCKQWKAYKVGVQPVREFYGVMAANGATGGYFVTSGVYTDEAIKFAQGLNLELIDGPQLKSLIDRVRLSPAPSVNQQEIKALAPACPKCGGQMKKRLARQGSNAGKEFWGCAVFPKCNGIRSLEECANQSRY